A DNA window from Clavibacter sepedonicus contains the following coding sequences:
- the serS gene encoding serine--tRNA ligase has translation MIDPQTLRDHPDLVIASQELRGASVEVVDQAVAADSERRQAITEFEGLRAEQNAHGKLVAKADKADKPRLIAEVQELKARVTAAQERAQQAEAALDEAMRRIPNIVIDGVPAGGEDDWALLREVGEKAAFDFEPRDHLEIGEILDAIDMGRGAKVSGARFHFLKGIGARLEIALMNFGLARALEAGLVPLITPTLVKPEIMAGTGFLGAHADEVYHLDDDDLYLTGTSEVALAGYHADEILDLAAGPIRYAGWSTCYRKEAGSYGKDTRGIIRVHQFQKLEMFSYVDPADAEAEHERLLAMQERMMQDLGLAYRVIDTAAGDLGSSAARKYDVEAWIPTQGAYRELTSTSNCTTFQARRLGTRFRGEDGRTSPVATLNGTLATTRWIVAILETHQRADGSVRVPEALRPYLGGLEVLEPATAKAAR, from the coding sequence GTGATCGATCCGCAGACCCTCCGCGACCATCCCGACCTCGTCATCGCCTCGCAGGAGCTGCGCGGCGCGTCCGTGGAGGTGGTCGACCAGGCGGTCGCCGCGGACTCCGAGCGCAGGCAGGCGATCACCGAGTTCGAGGGCCTCCGCGCGGAGCAGAACGCGCACGGCAAGCTCGTCGCGAAGGCCGACAAGGCCGACAAGCCGCGCCTCATCGCCGAGGTGCAGGAGCTGAAGGCCCGCGTCACCGCCGCGCAGGAGCGCGCGCAGCAGGCCGAGGCCGCGCTCGACGAGGCGATGCGGCGGATCCCGAACATCGTCATCGACGGCGTCCCCGCGGGCGGCGAGGACGACTGGGCGCTCCTCCGCGAGGTCGGCGAGAAGGCGGCCTTCGACTTCGAGCCCCGCGACCACCTGGAAATCGGCGAGATCCTCGACGCCATCGACATGGGCCGCGGCGCCAAGGTCTCCGGTGCCCGCTTCCACTTCCTCAAGGGCATCGGCGCCCGGCTCGAGATCGCCCTGATGAACTTCGGCCTGGCCCGCGCGCTCGAGGCGGGCCTCGTGCCGCTCATCACGCCCACGCTCGTGAAGCCCGAGATCATGGCCGGCACGGGCTTCCTCGGCGCCCACGCCGACGAGGTCTACCACCTCGACGACGACGACCTGTACCTCACGGGCACGAGCGAGGTGGCGCTCGCCGGGTACCACGCCGACGAGATCCTCGACCTCGCCGCGGGGCCCATCCGCTACGCCGGCTGGTCCACGTGCTACCGCAAGGAGGCGGGCTCCTACGGCAAGGACACCCGCGGCATCATCCGCGTGCACCAGTTCCAGAAGCTCGAGATGTTCTCCTACGTCGACCCGGCCGACGCCGAGGCCGAGCACGAGCGCCTCCTCGCCATGCAGGAGCGCATGATGCAGGACCTCGGCCTCGCCTACCGCGTCATCGACACGGCGGCCGGCGACCTCGGGTCGAGCGCCGCCCGCAAGTACGACGTCGAGGCGTGGATCCCCACCCAGGGCGCCTACCGCGAGCTCACCTCCACCTCGAACTGCACGACGTTCCAGGCCCGCCGTCTCGGCACGCGCTTCCGCGGCGAGGACGGCCGCACATCGCCCGTCGCCACGCTCAACGGCACGCTCGCGACCACGCGCTGGATCGTCGCGATCCTCGAGACCCACCAGCGCGCGGACGGCTCGGTGCGCGTGCCCGAGGCGCTCCGCCCGTACCTCGGTGGCCTCGAGGTGCTCGAGCCGGCCACGGCGAAGGCGGCCCGATGA
- a CDS encoding APC family permease: MATTTEADTGAPAGGSKLTQAITGPLLFLFILGDVLGAGIYALMGTLAEDVGGALWVPLVVALLLALLTAGSYAELVTKYPKAGGAAIFAERAFKLPVVSFLVGFSMLAAGVVSAAGLSLAFAGEYLSTLLAPVMDVPRIPAAIVFLLLVAALNARGITESMRGNVVMTVIELSGLVIVIVVVAVMLGGGGGDVSRVTEFPEGSNAALATLSAAIVAYYSFVGFETSANVAEEVRDPSRVYPKALFGALATAGVVYVLVALASSAALPAEELAESTGPLLAVVQATGAGIPPWVFSLIALVAVANGALLTMIMASRVTFGMSEQGLLPGVLGRVLPRRRTPWVAIVVTTLVAIGLTAVGDVGTLAETVVLLLLFVFISTNVAVLVLRKDRVDHAHFRVWTAIPVLGTLSCVLLLTQQSGQVWLFGAILVAVGIVLYLLSRVTGARSRPVDRG, from the coding sequence ATGGCGACCACGACCGAGGCCGACACGGGGGCTCCCGCGGGCGGCTCGAAGCTCACGCAGGCGATCACCGGCCCGCTGCTGTTCCTCTTCATCCTCGGCGACGTGCTCGGCGCGGGGATCTACGCGCTCATGGGCACGCTCGCGGAGGACGTCGGCGGCGCGCTCTGGGTGCCGCTCGTGGTGGCGCTGCTGCTGGCGCTGCTGACCGCGGGCTCCTACGCCGAGCTCGTCACGAAGTACCCGAAGGCGGGCGGCGCCGCGATCTTCGCGGAGCGCGCGTTCAAGCTGCCGGTCGTGTCGTTCCTCGTGGGCTTCTCGATGCTCGCGGCCGGGGTCGTGAGCGCCGCCGGCCTGTCGCTGGCCTTCGCGGGCGAGTACCTCTCGACGCTGCTCGCGCCCGTGATGGACGTGCCCCGGATCCCCGCCGCCATCGTCTTCCTGCTGCTCGTGGCGGCGCTCAACGCCCGCGGGATCACCGAGAGCATGCGCGGCAACGTCGTGATGACCGTGATCGAGCTGAGCGGCCTCGTCATCGTGATCGTCGTGGTGGCCGTGATGCTCGGCGGCGGGGGCGGCGACGTGTCGCGCGTGACGGAGTTCCCCGAGGGCTCGAACGCCGCGCTCGCCACGCTCTCGGCGGCGATCGTCGCGTACTACTCGTTCGTCGGGTTCGAGACGAGCGCCAACGTGGCCGAGGAGGTGCGGGATCCGAGCCGCGTCTACCCGAAGGCGCTGTTCGGCGCGCTCGCGACCGCGGGTGTCGTCTACGTGCTCGTCGCGCTGGCGAGCTCCGCCGCGCTCCCGGCCGAGGAGCTCGCCGAGTCGACCGGGCCGCTGCTCGCGGTCGTGCAGGCGACCGGCGCCGGCATCCCGCCGTGGGTGTTCAGCCTCATCGCCCTCGTGGCGGTGGCGAACGGCGCGCTGCTGACCATGATCATGGCGAGCCGCGTTACCTTCGGCATGAGCGAGCAGGGCCTCCTGCCCGGCGTGCTCGGCCGCGTGCTGCCGAGGCGGCGGACGCCGTGGGTCGCGATCGTCGTCACCACGCTGGTCGCCATCGGCCTCACCGCGGTCGGCGACGTGGGCACGCTCGCCGAGACCGTCGTGCTCCTTCTGCTCTTCGTCTTCATCAGCACCAACGTCGCGGTGCTGGTGCTGCGGAAGGACCGCGTGGATCACGCGCACTTCCGCGTCTGGACCGCGATCCCCGTGCTCGGGACGCTCTCCTGCGTCCTGCTGCTCACGCAGCAGAGCGGCCAGGTGTGGCTGTTCGGCGCGATCCTCGTGGCCGTCGGCATCGTGCTGTACCTGCTCAGCCGCGTGACGGGCGCGCGCTCCCGGCCGGTCGACCGCGGCTAG
- the pgm gene encoding phosphoglucomutase (alpha-D-glucose-1,6-bisphosphate-dependent) has protein sequence MHDRAGTAALPSDLIDLDELIRAYHDLHPDMEDPEQKVAFGTSGHRGSSLKTAFNEDHILAITQAIVEYRAEQGITGPLFIGRDTHGLSRPAEDTALEVLVANGVRVLADSRDSWCPTPALSHAILRWNRDDAHGEDDVADGIVVTPSHNPPADGGFKYNPPHGGPADSDATGWIAARANAIIAGGLVDVKRVPLDEARASVEGYDFLGHYVDDLGSIIDMEAIKKAGVRIGADPLGGASVEYWAAIGERYGLDLEVVNPEVDPAWSFMTLDWDGRIRMDPSSASAMASVLARKDDFDILTGNDADADRHGIVTPDAGLMNPNHYLAVAIDYLYAHRPHWREDAAIGKTLVSSSVINRVAESLGRRLWEVPVGFKWFVPGLIDGSVGFGGEESAGASFLRMDGTVWTTDKDGILLALLASEIVAVTGKTPSALYRELTERFGDPVYERVDAAATKAQKATLGKLDGDAIAATEVAGDPITAKLSTAPGNGAAVGGVKVVTENAWFAARPSGTEDVYKIYAESFVGLDHLHALQAEAKRIVDAALDA, from the coding sequence ATGCATGACCGCGCAGGCACCGCCGCCCTCCCGTCCGACCTCATCGACCTCGACGAGCTGATCCGGGCGTACCACGACCTCCACCCCGACATGGAGGATCCGGAGCAGAAGGTGGCGTTCGGCACGAGCGGCCACCGCGGCAGCTCGCTGAAGACCGCGTTCAACGAGGACCACATCCTCGCCATCACGCAGGCGATCGTGGAGTACCGGGCCGAGCAGGGCATCACCGGCCCGCTGTTCATCGGCCGCGACACCCACGGGCTCTCCCGGCCCGCCGAGGACACCGCGCTCGAGGTGCTCGTCGCCAACGGCGTGCGCGTGCTCGCCGACTCGCGCGACTCCTGGTGCCCGACGCCCGCCCTCTCGCACGCGATCCTCCGCTGGAACCGCGACGACGCCCACGGGGAAGACGACGTGGCGGACGGCATCGTCGTGACCCCCAGCCACAACCCGCCCGCCGACGGCGGCTTCAAGTACAACCCGCCGCACGGCGGGCCCGCCGACTCCGACGCCACCGGCTGGATCGCGGCCCGGGCGAACGCGATCATCGCGGGCGGCCTCGTCGACGTGAAGCGCGTCCCGCTCGACGAGGCGCGCGCGAGCGTCGAGGGCTACGACTTCCTCGGCCACTACGTGGACGACCTCGGCTCCATCATCGACATGGAGGCGATCAAGAAGGCGGGCGTGCGCATCGGCGCGGACCCGCTCGGCGGCGCCTCGGTCGAGTACTGGGCCGCGATCGGCGAGCGCTACGGCCTCGACCTCGAGGTCGTGAACCCCGAGGTGGATCCGGCGTGGTCGTTCATGACGCTCGACTGGGACGGCAGGATCCGCATGGACCCGTCCTCCGCATCCGCGATGGCGAGCGTGCTCGCGCGCAAGGACGACTTCGACATCCTCACCGGCAACGACGCCGACGCCGACCGCCACGGCATCGTCACGCCCGACGCCGGCCTGATGAACCCGAACCACTACCTCGCGGTCGCGATCGACTACCTCTACGCGCACCGCCCGCACTGGCGCGAGGACGCCGCGATCGGCAAGACGCTCGTCTCCTCCAGCGTGATCAACCGGGTCGCCGAGTCGCTCGGCCGCCGCCTCTGGGAGGTGCCGGTGGGCTTCAAGTGGTTCGTGCCCGGCCTCATCGACGGATCCGTGGGCTTCGGCGGCGAGGAGTCCGCCGGCGCGAGCTTCCTCCGCATGGACGGCACGGTCTGGACCACGGACAAGGACGGGATCCTCCTGGCCCTCCTCGCGTCGGAGATCGTCGCGGTCACGGGCAAGACGCCGAGCGCGCTCTACCGCGAGCTCACCGAGCGCTTCGGCGACCCGGTGTACGAGCGCGTCGACGCGGCGGCGACCAAGGCGCAGAAGGCCACGCTCGGCAAGCTCGACGGTGACGCCATCGCGGCCACCGAGGTCGCGGGCGACCCGATCACCGCCAAGCTGAGCACGGCGCCCGGCAACGGCGCCGCGGTCGGCGGCGTCAAGGTCGTCACGGAGAACGCGTGGTTCGCCGCGCGCCCGAGCGGCACGGAGGACGTGTACAAGATCTACGCCGAGTCCTTCGTGGGCCTCGACCACCTGCACGCGCTGCAGGCGGAGGCCAAGCGGATCGTCGACGCGGCGCTCGACGCGTAA
- the pheA gene encoding prephenate dehydratase has product MPETPRPDETYSYLGPAGTFTEAALKQVDAARGRTWRAVNNASEALADVVAGTSVAAMIAIENSVEGGVTATQDALANIPGLRILSEHLVPVSFDLVVRPGTALADVRTVAAHPVAYGQCRRFLERELRTHGHVPATSNVAAALSLLECGIADAAIAPPQITESQPLEAVARGIGDNLNAVTRFVLVGRATALPARTGADKTSLIIELPDDRAGSLLDLLEQFATRGVNLALIQSRPIGDELGRYRFVIDAEGHVHDERVADALLGIRRFSPRVTFLGSYPRADGTPSTYRARYEDDVFLEARDWLRGILSAEPGAGADAGT; this is encoded by the coding sequence ATGCCCGAGACCCCCCGACCCGACGAGACGTACAGCTACCTCGGCCCGGCCGGCACCTTCACGGAGGCGGCGCTCAAGCAGGTGGACGCGGCGCGCGGCCGCACGTGGCGCGCGGTCAACAACGCGTCGGAGGCGCTCGCCGACGTCGTCGCCGGCACCTCGGTCGCCGCCATGATCGCCATCGAGAACTCGGTCGAGGGCGGGGTGACCGCCACGCAGGACGCGCTCGCGAACATCCCGGGCCTCCGGATCCTCAGCGAGCACCTCGTGCCCGTGTCCTTCGACCTCGTGGTGCGGCCGGGCACGGCGCTCGCCGACGTGCGGACGGTCGCCGCGCATCCGGTCGCCTACGGGCAGTGCCGCCGCTTCCTCGAGCGCGAGCTGCGCACGCACGGGCACGTGCCCGCGACGTCGAACGTGGCCGCGGCCCTGTCGCTGCTGGAGTGCGGCATCGCCGACGCCGCCATCGCGCCGCCGCAGATCACGGAGAGCCAGCCGCTCGAGGCCGTGGCCCGCGGCATCGGCGACAACCTGAACGCCGTCACGCGCTTCGTGCTCGTCGGCCGCGCCACCGCGCTCCCCGCGCGCACGGGTGCCGACAAGACGAGCCTCATCATCGAGCTGCCGGACGACCGCGCCGGATCCCTGCTCGACCTCCTCGAGCAGTTCGCGACCCGCGGGGTGAACCTCGCGCTCATCCAGTCGCGGCCCATCGGCGACGAGCTCGGCCGCTACCGGTTCGTCATCGACGCGGAGGGGCACGTGCACGACGAGCGCGTGGCCGACGCGCTGCTCGGGATCCGCCGCTTCAGCCCGCGCGTCACCTTCCTCGGCTCCTACCCGCGGGCCGACGGGACGCCGAGCACCTACCGCGCCCGGTACGAGGACGACGTCTTCCTCGAGGCGCGCGACTGGCTGCGCGGGATCCTCTCCGCCGAGCCCGGCGCGGGCGCGGACGCGGGCACCTAG
- a CDS encoding HAD family hydrolase, with product MTPRVSDADRLLIALDIDGTLLGEDGSLDESVIREVRRMEEIGHLVMPSTGRSVADTLPIVDRLGIHPRYMVCSNGAIVLERDADAPAGYSRRFVETFDPADVLQRIHPHLASGRYAVEDEHGVYLYAGGDFPDGALEANGRQVEFEELLHVPATRVVVISPGHDMEDFQDVVERMGLHRVSYSIGWTAWLDIAPDGVNKATAMERVRELHGIDRTHVFAMGDGRNDIEMLVWAGEHGRGIAMGQAPAEVIAVASEVTGPITENGAAAVLARL from the coding sequence ATGACCCCGCGCGTGTCCGACGCCGACCGCCTCCTCATCGCCCTCGACATCGACGGCACCCTCCTCGGCGAGGACGGCTCGCTCGACGAGTCGGTCATCCGCGAGGTGCGGCGGATGGAGGAGATCGGCCACCTGGTCATGCCCTCCACCGGCCGCTCGGTCGCCGACACCCTGCCGATCGTCGACCGCCTGGGGATCCACCCGCGGTACATGGTGTGCTCGAACGGCGCCATCGTGCTCGAGCGCGACGCGGACGCCCCCGCCGGCTACAGCCGCCGCTTCGTCGAGACCTTCGACCCCGCCGACGTGCTCCAGCGGATCCACCCCCACCTCGCGAGCGGCCGCTACGCCGTCGAGGACGAGCACGGCGTGTACCTCTACGCCGGCGGCGACTTCCCGGACGGCGCGCTCGAGGCGAACGGCCGCCAGGTCGAGTTCGAGGAGCTGCTGCACGTTCCCGCGACGCGCGTCGTCGTCATCTCGCCCGGCCACGACATGGAGGACTTCCAGGACGTCGTCGAGCGCATGGGCCTCCACCGCGTCAGCTACTCGATCGGCTGGACCGCATGGCTCGACATCGCGCCTGACGGCGTGAACAAGGCCACCGCCATGGAGCGCGTGCGCGAGCTGCACGGGATCGACCGCACGCACGTCTTCGCGATGGGCGACGGGCGCAACGACATCGAGATGCTGGTGTGGGCCGGCGAGCACGGCCGGGGCATCGCCATGGGTCAGGCGCCGGCCGAGGTCATCGCCGTCGCCAGCGAGGTCACGGGCCCCATCACCGAGAACGGCGCGGCCGCGGTCCTCGCCCGCCTCTGA